A region from the Panicum hallii strain FIL2 chromosome 1, PHallii_v3.1, whole genome shotgun sequence genome encodes:
- the LOC112879895 gene encoding uncharacterized protein LOC112879895, which yields MSTASAKEEQAAASASAAPAPAMGAEEAASRAAQKRYEALLTVRAKAVKGKGAWYWAHLEPVLVPPADTGMPPKAVKLRCALCSAVFSASNPSRTASEHLKRGTCPNFAAPPPGPAGASGSQQSPTPTPTPTQHQQLALPSNSTASSPIPISYIAPSSPRHQHHHSNPHHHHHHHHHTGSRKRHSMPPAYTPADPRQHLVVVDPSSAYSPALPALPAPPAPHQSTLVLSGGKEDLGALAMLEDSVKRLKSPKASPAAMMPKAQADAALALLADWFLESSASVSVSAASHPKLGAFLRHVGLPELQRADLAGPRLDARFAEARAVAAARVRDALFFQLSADGWREQVVTLSVNLPNGTSVFHRAVPVPAVAPSDYAEELILDAVASVSSSGSSNDLHRCAGIVSDRFKSKALRDLENKHHWMVNLSCQTHGLTRLVRDFARELPLFRSAAAKSAKLAAYFNAKQTVRSLLHKYQIQELGHASLLRVAHVPFNGNGSDFRAAFEMLEDILNSAHPLHRAVQEDSYKLVCIDDAVAREMGEMVHSEAFWIEVDAVHSLVKLIMDMVKEMEVDRPLVGQCLPLWEELRSKVRDWCEKFNIDEGIALSVVEKRFRKNYHPAWSAAFILDPLYLVKDASGRYLPPFKCLTPDQEKDVDRLITRMVSQEEAHLALMELMKWRSDGLDPLYAQAVQVRQPDPSTGKMKVANKQSSRLVWETCLSEFKSLGKVAVRLIFLHATSRGFRCTPSMVRWLSSPGSLASGTNRAHRLVFVAANSKLERRDFSSDEDKDADLLVEGADDVANEPDNVEPSSV from the coding sequence ATGTCCACGGCGTCGGCCAAGGAGGAGCAGGCGGCCGcctcggcgtcggcggcgcccgcgcccgcaaTGGGCGCCGAGGAGGCCGCTTCGCGCGCCGCACAGAAGCGCTACGAGGCCCTCCTCACCGTGCGGGCCAAGGCGGTCAAGGGCAAGGGCGCCTGGTACTGGGCGCACCTCGAGCCCGTCCTCGTCCCGCCCGCCGACACCGGCATGCCGCCCAAGGCCGTCAAGCTCCGTTGCGCCCTCTGCTCCGCCGTCTTCTCCGCCTCCAACCCGTCCAGGACCGCCTCCGAGCACCTTAAGCGCGGCACCTGCCCCAacttcgccgcgccgccgccggggcccgCCGGCGCCTCGGGCTCGCAGCAgtcgcccacgcccacgcccacgccaaCGCAGCACCAGCAGCTCGCGCTGCCGTCCAACTCCACCGCCTCATCCCCTATCCCCATCTCCTACATTGCGCCCTCCTCCCCgcgccaccagcaccaccactccaacccgcaccaccaccaccaccaccaccaccacaccgGCAGCCGCAAGCGCCACTCCATGCCTCCCGCCTACACGCCCGCGGACCCCCGCCAgcacctcgtcgtcgtcgacccGTCCTCGGCCTACTCCCCCGCGCTGCCGGCGCTGCCGGCGCCGCCGGCACCGCACCAGTCGACGCTCGTGCTCTCCGGCGGCAAGGAGGACCTCGGCGCTCTCGCCATGCTCGAGGACAGCGTCAAGCGCCTCAAGTCACCCAAGGCGTCGCCGGCGGCAATGATGCCCAAGGCACAGGCCGACGCCGCGCTCGCGCTGCTTGCCGACTGGTTCCTCGAGTCCTCGGCCAGCGTGTCGGTCTCCGCCGCCAGCCATCCCAAGCTCGGGGCCTTCCTCCGCCACGTCGGCCTGCCGGAACTGCAGCGCGCCGACCTCGCCGGCCCGCGCCTCGACGCCCGCTTCGCCGAggcccgcgccgtcgccgccgcgcggGTCCGCGACGCGCTCTTCTTCCAGCTATCCGCCGACGGCTGGCGGGAGCAGGTGGTCACTCTCTCTGTCAACCTCCCCAATGGCACGTCCGTGTTCCACCGCGCTGTGCCGGTGCCCGCTGTGGCGCCCTCGGACTACGCTGAGGAGCTGATTCTCGATGCCGTGGCGTCCGTCTCTTCATCTGGCTCCTCCAACGATCTACACCGTTGCGCGGGCATCGTTTCTGACCGCTTCAAATCAAAGGCGCTTCGTGATCTTGAAAACAAGCACCACTGGATGGTAAACCTGTCTTGCCAAACCCATGGCCTCACCCGTTTGGTGCGGGACTTCGCGCGGGAGCTCCCGCTCTTCCGCTCTGCTGCAGCCAAGTCTGCCAAGCTTGCCGCCTACTTCAATGCCAAGCAGACGGTGCGGTCCCTGCTGCACAAGTATCAAATCCAAGAGCTCGGGCATGCCTCGCTCCTTCGAGTCGCGCATGTGCCGTTTAACGGCAATGGCAGTGACTTCCGTGCGGCCTTTGAGATGCTGGAGGACATTTTGAATTCTGCACACCCTCTCCATCGTGCTGTGCAGGAGGATTCCTACAAGCTGGTGTGCATCGACGATGCAGTTGCAAGGGAGATGGGGGAGATGGTGCACAGCGAGGCTTTCTGGATAGAGGTTGATGCTGTGCATTCGCTCGTGAAGCTGATCATGGACATGGTGAAGGAGATGGAGGTTGACCGGCCTCTTGTTGGGCAATGCCTACCACTCTGGGAGGAATTACGGAGCAAGGTTAGAGATTGGTGTGAAAAATTTAACATTGATGAAGGCATTGCTCTGAGTGTTGTTGAGAAAAGGTTCAGAAAAAACTACCACCCAGCCTGGTCCGCAGCATTCATTTTGGATCCTCTCTACCTTGTCAAGGATGCCAGTGGGCGTTACCTTCCTCCATTCAAGTGCTTGACTCCTGATCAGGAGAAGGATGTGGACAGGCTGATCACCAGAATGGTGTCACAGGAAGAGGCGCACCTTGCTCTGATGGAGCTGATGAAATGGCGATCGGATGGGTTGGATCCGTTGTATGCGCAGGCTGTGCAGGTGAGGCAGCCTGACCCGTCCACGGGGAAGATGAAGGTCGCTAATAAGCAGAGTAGCAGACTTGTTTGGGAGACATGCCTGAGCGAGTTCAAGTCACTTGGCAAGGTAGCTGTGCGCCTCATCTTCCTCCACGCGACATCCAGGGGGTTCAGGTGCACACCGTCAATGGTGCGCTGGCTCTCTTCCCCGGGGAGCTTGGCAAGTGGCACTAATCGAGCGCACCGGTTGGTTTTTGTTGCTGCAAATTCGAAGCTAGAGAGGAGGGACTTCTCTAGCGATGAAGACAAGGATGCAGATTTACTCGTTGAAGGGGCGGATGATGTGGCAAATGAACCTGACAATGTGGAACCCTCGTCAGTGTAA